The Erigeron canadensis isolate Cc75 chromosome 4, C_canadensis_v1, whole genome shotgun sequence genome window below encodes:
- the LOC122594953 gene encoding uncharacterized protein LOC122594953, whose amino-acid sequence MTIIGGLIATTIKNVLHRRSSFMNHKTLIGRRCISSKVARWDDDDDSNKHEAVVMQSFRNNIKVQLMQQEDRQRIEGSCWIPDPRTGIYYPKGHEWVMKDVPDGAATFTYNYWFRNTEL is encoded by the exons ATGACTATTATAGGTGGACTTATTGCAACTACCATAAAAAATGTACTTCATAG GAGGAGTAGTTTCATGAATCACAAGACACTTATTGGACGACGTTGCATAAGCAGCAAGGTGGCTAGatgggatgatgatgatgatagtaaTAAGCATGAAGCGGTAGTGATGCAATCATTTAGGAATAATATTAAGGTACAATTAATGCAACAAGAAGATAGACAACGTATTGAAGGAAGCTGTTGGATTCCGGATCCTCGTACAGGAATATATTATCCGAAAGGTCACGAATGGGTTATGAAAGATGTTCCTGATGGTGCTGCAACCTTCACTTACAACTATTGGTTTAGGAACACCGAACTATAG
- the LOC122598384 gene encoding uncharacterized protein LOC122598384: MSIIGGLIASTIKSVVVLHRRSGIITTNKTVVGRFMSSKVAARCYDDEHDGQSFKNTVQDRNHEERKESCWIPDSRTGIYYPKGHQLVLKDVPDGAASFTYTYWHRNSDLNGV; encoded by the exons ATGAGTATTATAGGTGGACTTATTGCATCTACCATAAAGAGTGTAGTAGTACTTCATAG GAGGAGTGGTATCATAACTACCAATAAGACAGTTGTTGGACGTTTCATGAGCAGCAAGGTGGCTGCTAGATGTTATGACGATGAACATGACGGGCAGTCATTCAAGAATACGGTACAAGATAGAAACCACGAGGAACGTAAAGAAAGCTGTTGGATTCCAGATTCTCGAACAGGAATATATTATCCGAAAGGTCACCAATTGGTGCTGAAAGATGTTCCTGATGGTGCTGCAAGTTTCACTTATACTTATTGGCATAGGAATAGCGATCTCAACGGAGTTTAA